The following nucleotide sequence is from Tardiphaga alba.
GAATTGGCGCCGATCACGCCGCTGCTGCTGGGGGATATCTTCAAAGAAGCCGGGGTCCCGGATGGTGTCTATAATGTCGTGCCGGGATTTGGCGGGACTGCAGGCAAGGCGCTGACAACCAGCAAGCGCATCAAGAAGATCGATCTCACCGGCGGCACCGAGACCGGCAAGATGGTCGCGTCACTGGCCGGTGCCAATCTCACCAAGGTTGCAGCCGAACTCGGTGGCAAGGCCGCCGTGATCATGTTTGACGATACACCGGTCGAGCGTGGCGTTGCCGCGGCGCTGTTCGCGTCTTTTATCGCCACGGGCCAGACCTGCGTGCAGGGTGCGCGTCTGCTGGTCCAGCGGTCCGTCCATGACGCCGTGGTGGCCGAATTGGCCAGACGAACGGCGGCGATCCGCATCGGCGATCCGCAGGACATGGCAACGCAAATGGGACCGCTCGTCTCGGCCAGGCAGCGCGATCTCACCGAACGATATGTGAAGATCGGGCTGGAGGAGGGCGCCGTGCTCGCTGCCGGCGGGAAACGGCCCGATGGCGCGCAATTCGCCGATGGCTACTATCACCAGCCCACCATCTTCACGAACGTGACGCCGAACATGCGGATCGCCCAGGAGGAAATCTTCGGCCCCGTGGTGTGCGTGATTCCGTTCGATACCGAGGAAGAAGCGATCGCAATCTCCAACGGCACCGAGTTTGGCCTCGCGACGTCGATCTGGACACGCGATGTCACTCGTGCGCATCGCGTCGCTCACCAGCTGCAGAGCGGCATCGTATGGATCAACGATCACCACCGGATCGATCCCTGCTCACCATGGGGCGGTTTCAAGATGAGCGGAATCGGACGCGAAAACGGTGTCGTCGCCTATGAGGAATACACGCAGATCCAGAACATCATCGTCAACCTGTCCGATGAGCCTTTCGACTGGTATGCGGAAGACGGCAAAGAAAAGCGTTACAGCTAGAACGTCGTGCTTGGAGCTTGTTCTTTCTAAGCTTTCGTCAAGCTCGTGATCCTTTGCAGTAGAGCTGGCCGCGGATGCCCGGTATGATCCGCGGTTTTGATACGGGTAGTCTCAATGCCTATCGTATCGACATGCCGTAGCAGGATTGCGCCCGTGATTCTGATCGACGCATCAAAAGCAGCCATCGTGCTTGCTGATGCGTCGATCTCGCGCAGTTTCCAGTGGTGACCGGCAGTTAATCGCTGCCGTCTGTCTTGTTCTTTGTCAGCGATATCACCGGCGCCTGCACCCGTTCATCGACACGAAGGCTGAACAGATCCGGCCTTGCATAGTGTCCGACCGGGTCGAAGTCGAGCTTGGCACCCAGGATGTCGTCGGTGTCGATATCTGCGGTGAGGATGCCTTCTTCGTCGAGCAGTGGACCGGCTAGTACCTCGCCGAGCGGCCCCACGATCACCGAGCGGCCATGCATCATCCATTCGTCATGGTCTGCTTCGATGCGGCTGTTGTAGTCGGCGGGGAAATCGGAACGACGCATCACCTGGCAGGCGCTGATGACGAAGCAGCGCCCCTCCATGGCGACGTGGCGCATGGTCGGGATCCAGGTCTCGCGGTCATCGGCGGTCGGCGCAGCCCAGATCTGGACGCCCTTTGCGTAATAGGCGGCGCGCATCAGCGGCATGTAATGCTCCCAGCAGATCGCGCCGCCGAGGCGGCCATAGGGTGTATCGACCACGGTGAGTGACGAGCCGTCGCCAAAGCCCCAGATCAGCCGCTCCGACCCCGTGGGCATCACCTTGCGGTGCTTGCCGAGCAGGCCTTCGGGGGAG
It contains:
- a CDS encoding aldehyde dehydrogenase codes for the protein MMNDGKPYGLYINGRFQPASSGRTIRVENPKDRSHVADVAEGDETDIDLAIDAAERAAAVWAATPGAVRGDIMHRAGELLAKKLPELVTIEVDQIGRARREMSAQLGRLPEWFRYFGALARTHEDTVPPFGGNFLNYTRRVPLGVVGHVTPWNHPLLILTKKIAPSMAAGNTMVVKPSELAPITPLLLGDIFKEAGVPDGVYNVVPGFGGTAGKALTTSKRIKKIDLTGGTETGKMVASLAGANLTKVAAELGGKAAVIMFDDTPVERGVAAALFASFIATGQTCVQGARLLVQRSVHDAVVAELARRTAAIRIGDPQDMATQMGPLVSARQRDLTERYVKIGLEEGAVLAAGGKRPDGAQFADGYYHQPTIFTNVTPNMRIAQEEIFGPVVCVIPFDTEEEAIAISNGTEFGLATSIWTRDVTRAHRVAHQLQSGIVWINDHHRIDPCSPWGGFKMSGIGRENGVVAYEEYTQIQNIIVNLSDEPFDWYAEDGKEKRYS
- a CDS encoding carbon-nitrogen hydrolase family protein; protein product: MAKLKVAAVQAATIPFDAAAATARVATLIADAAATGAKLAVFPEAFIGGYPKGLDFGCCVGRRTPEGRVDFARYVRGAIAVPGPEVDELVAACAKHDMHAVVGVMERDGGTLYCTALYLSPEGLLGKHRKVMPTGSERLIWGFGDGSSLTVVDTPYGRLGGAICWEHYMPLMRAAYYAKGVQIWAAPTADDRETWIPTMRHVAMEGRCFVISACQVMRRSDFPADYNSRIEADHDEWMMHGRSVIVGPLGEVLAGPLLDEEGILTADIDTDDILGAKLDFDPVGHYARPDLFSLRVDERVQAPVISLTKNKTDGSD